Proteins co-encoded in one Candidatus Aminicenantes bacterium genomic window:
- a CDS encoding efflux RND transporter periplasmic adaptor subunit, whose product MELSPRGVNMKRAFIVPAIMVLFFSGCGKDKNEGGKTSPPQAKSESAAKSGGEKAQMPSRLQQAVKEGRISEEQARQIMARRAGGGDKPLVRLGTAARGEIRTHLVLNGTVEPERSVDVYARLSAYVQEVVREEGNRVREKDILARLDDTEIRISHQQAKIQLEQARLTLEEEKNNHQRNQELKENELISDMDFQASEARYRQSRLEFENKTENFKNLELQLNYTRIRAPVSGFVTQRLIEVGDRVTANQHVYTVEDFSPLLIRVFVPAADINKLQAGMNAEISSDTLPGRTFTGHIKLINPRIDVQSGTVKVTIEVNDSSLTLKPGMFVEVNIVTRSREDALVIPRTAVLYQRDQVLVFRFREGKAVAAPVSVGVTEDDRVEIVEGLEEGDTIIIQGAEMLKDGVEVSVLK is encoded by the coding sequence ATGGAACTTTCCCCACGAGGAGTCAATATGAAGCGTGCGTTTATTGTGCCGGCCATCATGGTCCTGTTCTTTTCCGGTTGCGGAAAAGACAAAAACGAGGGTGGAAAAACTTCACCGCCGCAAGCCAAAAGTGAATCCGCCGCAAAATCCGGCGGCGAAAAAGCGCAAATGCCTTCGCGGCTGCAACAGGCGGTGAAAGAGGGGCGCATCTCCGAAGAACAGGCCCGTCAGATCATGGCCCGCCGCGCCGGCGGGGGGGACAAACCGCTGGTGCGGCTGGGCACGGCGGCCCGTGGCGAGATCCGTACGCACCTGGTGCTAAACGGCACCGTGGAACCGGAGCGCAGCGTGGACGTTTATGCGCGTTTGTCTGCTTACGTGCAAGAGGTGGTGCGCGAAGAGGGCAACCGGGTACGGGAAAAAGACATCCTCGCCCGCCTGGATGACACCGAAATCCGCATCAGCCACCAGCAGGCCAAAATCCAGTTGGAGCAGGCGCGCCTGACCCTGGAAGAAGAAAAAAACAACCACCAGCGCAACCAGGAACTCAAGGAAAACGAACTGATCTCCGATATGGACTTCCAGGCATCTGAAGCACGCTACCGCCAGTCCCGCCTTGAATTCGAAAACAAAACGGAAAACTTCAAGAACCTTGAACTGCAATTGAATTACACGCGCATCCGCGCGCCGGTTTCCGGTTTCGTTACCCAGCGACTCATTGAGGTGGGTGACCGGGTCACCGCCAACCAGCACGTGTACACAGTTGAGGACTTTTCTCCCCTTTTAATCCGGGTTTTCGTGCCCGCGGCGGACATCAATAAGCTTCAGGCCGGCATGAATGCCGAGATCTCTTCCGACACCCTGCCGGGACGGACCTTTACCGGTCACATCAAGTTAATCAACCCCCGCATCGACGTGCAATCGGGCACGGTCAAGGTGACCATTGAAGTGAACGACTCCAGCCTCACCCTGAAGCCCGGCATGTTCGTGGAGGTCAACATCGTGACCCGCAGCCGTGAAGACGCTCTTGTCATCCCCCGCACCGCCGTACTCTACCAGCGCGACCAGGTACTGGTGTTTCGCTTTCGCGAAGGCAAGGCCGTTGCCGCTCCCGTAAGCGTGGGCGTCACTGAAGACGATCGTGTGGAGATCGTCGAGGGTCTGGAAGAGGGTGACACCATTATCATCCAGGGGGCGGAAATGTTGAAAGACGGTGTTGAGGTCAGCGTCCTCAAATGA
- a CDS encoding efflux RND transporter permease subunit has product MKIVHFSLRHPVTVFMFSVAAIIFGMISFSRLNLNLLPHISYPTLTIKTEYPGTAPAEIEHIITKPVEEAVGVVDNVVNISSISRAEMSEVTVEFAWHTNMDFATLKVREKLDLLNLPVDARKPVILRYDPNTEPIAKLGITGEPGLGRIRYLAETDIKQAIESIEGVASCSISGGLEDEIHIDLDERQLSLLNISVAQVAQRLAQENVNLSAGILKQEDSQYLVRTVNEFKTVDEINEIIIDKRDNIPIKLGNLAKVFRGYKERKVISRINGRECIEAAVYRAADANTVKVADALTARLKKVENDILSPRGLEYELITNQARFIKSTINQVINTAIMGGILAILVLLYFLKNLRTTIIIGLAIPISVIITFFLMFSFDITLNIISLGGLALGIGMLVDNSIVVLESIQRQREQGKDLYNAALTGASEVASAVTASTFTTVAVFFPIVFVEGVAGQLFRDMALTVTFSLLASLVVSLTLVPMLYTALRREDSKDHINRLFQRVFRPLDRVYERAFAWYGRIQKRSLSRRRLILFTVLGIFLLSITAFNFMGQELIPVISQGEFLVNIEFTPGTSLAENTETVSGITRRLQDYSEVESVYELMGKGSRGGISFQEERENLSELTIRLKPGILGKREEAVMNRVRSELDSMRDLKIKVYRPRLFSFKAPLEVVISGNDLDELKRVSDELVGKMRGIEGLIDIKSSMEEGYPEVQILFNRAVLASQNMTINSVGEQLRDKIEGNVATQFIESDREVDIRVRISENFRDQVEKIRRIHVRNGLGLNVPLRAIADVRISEGPAEIRRMHQQKAAVVTANIFGIDLESASSRIMKAAESINHPDDCRIRLAGQSQERDVAFRSMVFAILLAVFLVYLVMASQFESFRKPFIIMFTIPLGIIGVVAAGLIAGISINVIVLIGLVILSGIIVNNAIVLVDYTSQLQSRGLSRREAILRAARVRWRPILMTTITTVLGLLPMALDTQEGFEIRIPLAVTLIGGLIFGTFLTLVFIPIVYSLVVPDKPAPSPVEDAR; this is encoded by the coding sequence ATGAAAATCGTTCATTTCTCTCTTCGCCACCCGGTAACGGTGTTCATGTTCTCCGTGGCCGCCATAATCTTCGGCATGATCTCTTTCTCCCGCCTCAACCTCAATTTGCTACCCCACATTTCCTATCCGACCCTAACCATCAAAACCGAATACCCCGGGACGGCTCCGGCCGAGATCGAGCACATCATCACCAAACCCGTGGAAGAAGCCGTGGGCGTCGTGGACAACGTGGTCAATATCTCTTCCATCTCGCGGGCGGAAATGTCTGAAGTCACCGTGGAGTTCGCCTGGCACACCAACATGGACTTCGCCACCTTGAAAGTGCGGGAGAAACTGGACCTGCTCAATTTGCCGGTGGATGCCCGCAAGCCGGTGATCCTGCGCTACGATCCCAACACCGAGCCCATCGCCAAGTTGGGCATCACCGGAGAACCGGGATTGGGTCGCATCCGTTACCTGGCGGAAACCGACATCAAGCAGGCGATTGAAAGCATTGAAGGCGTGGCTTCCTGTTCCATTTCCGGCGGTTTGGAAGACGAGATCCACATCGATCTGGATGAACGCCAACTCAGCCTGCTCAATATCTCGGTCGCCCAGGTGGCCCAACGCCTGGCCCAGGAAAACGTCAACCTGTCTGCAGGGATTCTGAAACAGGAGGACAGCCAATACCTGGTGCGCACGGTCAACGAATTCAAGACCGTGGACGAGATCAACGAAATCATTATCGATAAACGCGACAACATTCCCATCAAACTGGGGAACCTGGCCAAAGTCTTCCGCGGATACAAAGAGCGCAAAGTGATTTCCCGCATCAACGGCCGGGAATGCATTGAGGCGGCGGTATACCGTGCGGCGGACGCCAACACCGTCAAGGTGGCGGATGCCCTGACTGCCCGGCTGAAAAAAGTGGAAAACGACATCCTCAGCCCCCGCGGCCTGGAATACGAACTCATCACCAACCAGGCAAGGTTTATCAAGAGCACAATCAACCAGGTGATCAACACCGCCATCATGGGCGGAATCCTGGCCATACTGGTGCTCCTCTACTTCCTGAAAAACCTGCGCACTACCATTATCATCGGCCTGGCCATTCCCATCTCCGTTATCATCACTTTTTTTCTCATGTTTTCTTTCGACATCACGCTCAACATCATCTCCCTGGGTGGGTTGGCCCTGGGCATCGGTATGCTGGTGGACAACTCTATCGTGGTACTGGAGTCCATCCAACGCCAACGCGAGCAGGGCAAAGACCTGTACAACGCGGCCCTGACCGGCGCGTCCGAAGTGGCCAGCGCCGTTACCGCCTCAACCTTTACCACGGTTGCGGTCTTTTTCCCTATTGTATTCGTGGAAGGTGTGGCCGGGCAATTGTTCCGCGACATGGCCCTGACGGTGACGTTTTCTCTGCTGGCCTCTCTGGTGGTGTCGTTGACCCTGGTGCCCATGCTGTATACCGCCTTGCGGCGAGAAGACTCGAAAGATCACATCAACCGCCTTTTCCAGCGTGTTTTCCGTCCTCTGGACCGGGTGTATGAGCGGGCTTTTGCCTGGTACGGACGAATACAGAAACGCTCCCTGTCCCGGCGCCGCCTGATTCTGTTCACCGTACTCGGCATCTTTTTGTTGTCCATCACGGCCTTCAATTTCATGGGCCAGGAGTTGATCCCCGTGATTTCTCAGGGGGAATTCCTGGTCAACATCGAATTCACTCCGGGCACTTCGCTGGCGGAAAACACCGAAACCGTGTCCGGAATCACGCGCCGCCTGCAGGATTATTCCGAAGTGGAAAGCGTTTATGAACTGATGGGTAAAGGCTCCCGGGGCGGTATCTCTTTCCAGGAAGAAAGGGAAAACCTCTCCGAGCTCACCATCCGTCTCAAGCCGGGCATTCTGGGAAAAAGGGAAGAAGCAGTTATGAACCGGGTACGATCCGAGCTGGATTCCATGCGGGACCTGAAGATAAAAGTCTACCGTCCCCGCCTCTTCTCTTTCAAGGCGCCGCTGGAGGTGGTCATCTCCGGCAACGACCTGGACGAATTAAAACGGGTTTCGGACGAGCTTGTAGGGAAAATGCGCGGTATTGAAGGCCTGATCGACATCAAATCCTCCATGGAAGAAGGCTACCCCGAAGTGCAGATCCTGTTCAACCGCGCCGTGCTGGCCTCACAGAACATGACCATCAACAGCGTGGGCGAACAGTTGCGGGACAAGATCGAAGGCAACGTGGCCACCCAATTTATTGAGAGTGACCGGGAAGTGGATATCCGGGTGCGCATTTCAGAAAACTTCCGCGACCAGGTGGAAAAGATCCGCCGCATCCACGTACGCAACGGCCTGGGGCTGAACGTCCCCCTGCGTGCCATCGCCGACGTGCGCATCAGCGAAGGCCCGGCGGAAATCCGCCGCATGCACCAGCAGAAGGCCGCGGTTGTGACCGCCAATATCTTTGGCATCGACCTGGAAAGCGCCTCTTCGCGCATCATGAAAGCCGCGGAATCCATCAACCACCCGGATGACTGCCGCATCCGCCTGGCCGGCCAAAGTCAGGAACGTGACGTGGCTTTCCGTTCCATGGTGTTTGCCATCCTGCTGGCGGTATTCCTCGTCTATCTGGTTATGGCATCTCAGTTCGAATCTTTCCGCAAACCCTTTATCATCATGTTTACCATTCCCCTGGGCATTATCGGCGTGGTGGCGGCGGGCCTGATCGCGGGAATTTCCATTAATGTCATCGTGCTCATCGGTTTGGTTATCCTGTCGGGAATCATCGTCAACAACGCCATCGTGCTGGTGGACTACACCAGCCAACTACAGTCCCGGGGCCTCTCCCGGCGTGAGGCCATCCTGCGGGCCGCCCGCGTTCGCTGGCGCCCCATCCTGATGACCACCATTACCACGGTACTGGGCCTGCTGCCCATGGCTCTGGACACCCAAGAGGGCTTTGAAATCCGCATTCCCCTGGCCGTCACCCTGATCGGCGGACTCATCTTCGGCACCTTCCTGACCCTGGTCTTTATCCCTATTGTCTACAGCCTGGTGGTTCCGGATAAACCGGCGCCCTCCCCGGTGGAGGACGCCCGGTGA
- a CDS encoding efflux RND transporter permease subunit, which translates to MNLPQFSLKRPVTVVVAMLVFVTIGIISLVRLPLEMMPDISFPGLMVWVPYPSSSPEEVERTITRPLEDILATINNLKVLRSTSHSSSARIHMEFENGTNMDLASMEIRDKVDQIRDKLPDDVERIQIRRWSTSDFPVISFSLTVPGMPLHTLYQKAEDMIQPDLERIEGVANVDIRGIRNKQLMIHLHPDAFYSSGINIIDLVSTIRNNNINISAGHLEEEKDSSRRRYLVRIPGELKVAEEISRLPLNEKGLRIRDVADITYDYPRKESFYRLNGHEAISFRIYRASNANVVDVCQRVRTVMREMGYDDGQLAGLQTLYFHDQSEEILLSLKDLSIAGLIGGLLAVLTLLFFLRKLRSTVIIAVAIPMALVFTFSFMYLYRAVFNSSISINIISLSGLMMAVGMLVDNGVVVLENIFRMRQEKALAPVEAAVRGSSEVAMAVTASTLTTLVVFASLGFMSSSGFGRWMSDFALTISLALIASLVVSLTFIPLAGSRLLTGKSKPKARWLVHATNGYEKVVSWTIRSWKTRLVTVLAAASILVSTFVMLAGIEREFMPGSEERQLELQVYMPRSITLEEMQALFNRYESIIVRNQDKWAVETFTTDYGTERSRRGRYRGEVSMYLKETGPTIAELKETVKRTLPRDAGISFEFGERRHRGGASGGMRVELIGPDFTRLTELAPRVMDALSKLDIIEDVTSDLEGGDTQLLVTVNRNRAESSGVDSRRVARTIQNSISDRPIGKFKTENKEIDIILNLRNADTLSQDDLRNIALQTGTQRIPLSAVSDFSYRMGSMSIQKENKKSRLSITANANVQGMMQLSETITAAMATIPFPEGYSWSFGRRWQQFQESQQGTNLAIILALVFIYIIMASLFESFVHPFTILLTVPLALFGVALFFTLTGITLNNTSYLGLLTLFGIVVNNGIILIDHIRTLRNQGMEKYHAIVQGGKDRMRPIVMTAITTIFGVLPLALPALLPGLFPGSQGRAQMWAPISVAILGGLTTSTFFTLIILPTFYAIFDSLGEWIKTRLGFVSRQARV; encoded by the coding sequence GTGAACCTGCCTCAATTCTCGCTGAAACGCCCGGTAACGGTCGTGGTGGCCATGCTGGTGTTCGTCACCATCGGCATTATCTCCCTGGTGCGCCTGCCCCTGGAGATGATGCCCGACATCTCTTTCCCGGGACTCATGGTCTGGGTCCCTTACCCTTCCTCTTCGCCGGAAGAGGTGGAACGTACCATCACCCGGCCCCTGGAAGACATCCTGGCCACCATCAACAACCTCAAGGTCCTGCGCTCCACTTCCCATTCATCCAGCGCGCGCATCCACATGGAGTTCGAAAACGGCACCAACATGGACCTGGCCTCCATGGAGATCCGTGACAAGGTCGACCAGATCCGCGACAAGCTGCCCGATGATGTCGAACGCATCCAGATCCGGCGCTGGTCTACCTCGGATTTCCCCGTCATCTCTTTCAGCCTCACCGTGCCGGGCATGCCCCTGCATACGCTTTACCAGAAGGCCGAGGATATGATCCAGCCCGACCTGGAGCGCATCGAAGGCGTGGCCAACGTGGATATCCGCGGCATTCGCAATAAGCAGTTGATGATTCACCTGCACCCCGACGCCTTTTACTCATCAGGCATCAACATCATCGACCTGGTCTCCACCATCCGCAACAACAACATCAACATCTCGGCCGGCCACCTGGAGGAAGAAAAAGACAGCAGCCGTCGCCGCTACCTGGTCCGGATTCCCGGCGAACTGAAAGTGGCTGAAGAAATTTCCCGCCTGCCTCTGAACGAAAAGGGGCTGCGCATCCGTGATGTGGCCGACATCACCTACGACTACCCGCGCAAAGAGTCCTTTTATCGCTTGAACGGTCATGAAGCCATCAGTTTCCGCATCTATCGCGCATCCAACGCCAACGTGGTGGATGTGTGTCAACGGGTGCGTACCGTTATGAGAGAGATGGGTTATGACGACGGCCAGTTGGCGGGCCTGCAGACCCTCTATTTTCACGACCAGTCCGAAGAGATCCTGCTAAGCCTGAAAGACCTGTCCATCGCCGGACTGATCGGCGGCTTGCTGGCGGTTCTCACGTTGCTCTTCTTTTTGCGCAAACTGCGCAGTACGGTGATTATCGCGGTGGCCATTCCCATGGCCCTGGTGTTCACCTTCAGTTTCATGTACCTGTACCGGGCGGTGTTCAACTCTTCCATTTCCATCAACATCATCTCATTAAGCGGCCTGATGATGGCCGTGGGCATGCTGGTGGACAACGGCGTGGTGGTGTTGGAAAACATTTTCCGCATGCGCCAGGAAAAGGCACTTGCCCCGGTGGAAGCCGCGGTACGCGGCAGCAGTGAAGTGGCCATGGCGGTCACAGCCTCCACCCTGACCACACTGGTTGTGTTCGCCTCCCTGGGTTTCATGTCTTCATCCGGATTCGGTCGCTGGATGAGTGACTTCGCCCTCACCATCTCCCTGGCACTGATCGCCTCCCTGGTGGTATCCCTGACCTTTATTCCCCTGGCGGGAAGCCGCCTGCTCACCGGCAAGTCCAAACCCAAGGCGCGCTGGCTGGTTCACGCCACCAACGGGTATGAAAAAGTGGTAAGTTGGACAATCCGCTCATGGAAAACCCGCCTGGTCACCGTACTGGCGGCCGCGTCCATTCTGGTTTCCACCTTTGTCATGCTGGCAGGGATCGAGAGGGAGTTCATGCCGGGATCGGAAGAGCGCCAACTGGAATTGCAGGTGTATATGCCGCGCAGCATCACCCTGGAAGAGATGCAGGCCCTGTTCAACCGCTACGAATCGATCATCGTACGTAACCAGGACAAGTGGGCGGTGGAAACATTTACCACGGACTATGGTACCGAACGCAGCCGGCGCGGACGGTACCGCGGCGAGGTTTCCATGTACCTGAAAGAAACCGGACCCACAATCGCCGAACTCAAGGAAACGGTCAAGAGAACCCTGCCCCGCGATGCGGGCATCAGTTTTGAATTCGGCGAGCGCCGCCATCGCGGCGGTGCATCGGGCGGCATGCGGGTGGAGTTGATCGGGCCGGATTTCACCCGCCTGACCGAGCTGGCTCCCCGGGTCATGGATGCCCTGAGCAAACTCGATATCATCGAAGACGTCACCTCCGACCTGGAGGGCGGTGACACCCAGTTGCTGGTAACGGTAAATCGCAACCGGGCCGAAAGCTCCGGCGTGGACAGCCGCCGCGTGGCCCGCACCATCCAGAACTCGATTTCAGATCGCCCCATCGGCAAATTCAAGACGGAAAACAAGGAAATCGACATCATCCTCAACCTGAGGAACGCGGATACCCTGAGCCAGGACGACTTGCGCAACATCGCCCTGCAAACCGGAACCCAACGCATTCCCCTATCCGCGGTCAGCGACTTTTCGTACCGCATGGGATCGATGTCGATTCAAAAGGAAAACAAAAAATCCCGGCTGAGCATCACCGCCAACGCCAACGTTCAGGGCATGATGCAGTTGTCGGAAACCATTACCGCCGCCATGGCCACAATACCCTTTCCGGAAGGCTATTCCTGGAGTTTCGGCCGTCGCTGGCAACAATTCCAGGAATCCCAGCAGGGCACCAACCTGGCGATCATCCTGGCCCTGGTGTTTATCTACATCATCATGGCCTCCCTGTTTGAGTCTTTTGTCCACCCCTTTACCATCCTGCTCACCGTACCGCTGGCCCTATTCGGCGTAGCCCTGTTTTTCACCCTGACCGGCATCACCTTGAACAACACCTCTTACCTTGGGCTGCTGACCCTGTTCGGCATCGTGGTCAACAACGGCATTATTCTCATTGACCACATCCGCACCCTGCGAAACCAGGGAATGGAGAAGTACCACGCCATCGTGCAGGGCGGCAAGGATCGCATGCGCCCCATTGTCATGACCGCCATTACCACCATTTTCGGGGTCCTGCCCCTGGCTCTCCCCGCCCTGCTGCCCGGGCTTTTCCCCGGATCCCAGGGGCGGGCGCAGATGTGGGCTCCCATCAGTGTGGCGATCCTGGGCGGACTCACCACTTCCACATTTTTCACCCTCATCATCCTGCCGACCTTCTATGCCATCTTTGATTCCCTCGGCGAATGGATCAAAACCCGTCTGGGCTTTGTTTCCCGCCAAGCGAGAGTCTGA
- the fsa gene encoding fructose-6-phosphate aldolase, with protein sequence MKIFLDTANLDEIRRGLDMGMVDGVTTNPSLVSRENREFLPLVKEICALVPGPVSVEVTALDSDAMVEEARRYADMAENVVIKVPINSEGLKVIRRLYELGIRTNTTLVFSPSQALLAAKAGTAFVSPFVGRIDDISGSGMELVEQIVQIFGNYDIQTEVIVASIRHPLHFVQSALIGADIATVPFSTLDRLLNHPLTDQGMARFLEDWKKVKK encoded by the coding sequence ATGAAGATTTTCCTCGACACCGCCAACCTTGACGAGATCCGCCGCGGCCTGGACATGGGCATGGTGGATGGAGTCACCACCAATCCCAGCCTGGTTTCCCGGGAAAACCGCGAATTCCTGCCGCTGGTGAAAGAGATTTGTGCCCTGGTGCCCGGTCCCGTCTCGGTTGAGGTGACGGCCCTGGACAGCGACGCCATGGTGGAGGAAGCCCGGCGCTACGCCGATATGGCGGAGAACGTGGTCATCAAGGTTCCCATCAACAGTGAAGGTCTGAAGGTGATCCGGCGCTTGTACGAACTGGGCATCCGCACCAATACCACTTTGGTTTTTTCTCCCTCCCAGGCCCTGCTGGCCGCCAAGGCCGGGACTGCCTTCGTTTCGCCCTTCGTGGGACGCATCGACGATATCTCCGGCAGCGGCATGGAGCTGGTGGAACAGATCGTACAGATCTTTGGCAACTACGACATCCAGACCGAGGTGATCGTGGCTTCAATCCGCCACCCCCTGCATTTCGTCCAATCCGCCCTCATCGGTGCCGACATCGCCACCGTGCCCTTCTCCACCCTGGACCGCCTGCTGAACCATCCCCTGACCGATCAAGGCATGGCCCGGTTCCTGGAAGACTGGAAAAAGGTTAAAAAATAG
- a CDS encoding HD domain-containing protein: MTLFQHVKTQWISDLKSGQAVEAPFRVVQISRRHKKDGSLFLALTLMDRTGKMDAKVWDHVEKVEKAITAGEIFTVSGTVHEYHGRREIHIRNVQKISDNMDVDGKDFSENAAFDVDARFDAMIAFVSQRLKNPELNHLLEAFSLNHGEAFSRHYGAQKIHHARIGGLLEHTDSMVRLAAMVADHYELDSDIMLMGALLHDLGKLREFSAEPAIQATFQGGLLGHIVISLEMFNDLCRRVPGIPEEIRLHLQHLIVSHHGEREFGSPEVPKTREAMALHAIDLLDSKLAIFLEASRHAIPDQGFSDYIPAISRRILIQNPAEGDD, encoded by the coding sequence ATGACCCTGTTCCAGCATGTCAAAACGCAATGGATTTCGGATTTGAAATCCGGCCAGGCGGTTGAGGCCCCTTTCCGGGTTGTCCAGATCAGCCGCCGCCACAAAAAGGACGGATCCCTCTTCCTGGCATTGACCCTGATGGACCGAACCGGAAAAATGGACGCCAAGGTGTGGGATCACGTGGAAAAAGTGGAAAAAGCAATAACCGCCGGAGAAATTTTCACTGTAAGCGGCACAGTGCACGAGTACCATGGCCGCCGGGAGATCCATATCCGGAACGTGCAGAAAATTTCCGACAACATGGACGTAGACGGCAAAGACTTCAGTGAAAACGCGGCATTTGACGTAGACGCCCGCTTTGACGCCATGATCGCTTTTGTGTCTCAACGCCTGAAAAACCCCGAATTGAACCATTTGCTGGAAGCATTCTCGCTCAACCACGGCGAAGCATTCAGCCGCCACTACGGCGCACAGAAAATCCATCACGCCCGCATCGGCGGCCTGCTGGAACACACCGACTCCATGGTGCGCCTGGCCGCAATGGTAGCGGATCACTATGAATTGGATAGCGACATCATGCTTATGGGGGCCCTGCTGCACGACCTGGGCAAATTAAGGGAATTTAGCGCTGAACCCGCGATCCAGGCCACTTTCCAGGGCGGGTTGCTGGGCCATATTGTTATCAGCCTGGAAATGTTCAACGATCTCTGCCGCCGGGTTCCCGGCATACCTGAAGAAATACGCCTGCACCTGCAACACCTGATCGTTTCCCATCACGGCGAGCGGGAATTCGGCAGCCCGGAAGTTCCAAAAACCCGGGAAGCCATGGCCCTTCACGCCATTGACCTGCTTGATTCCAAACTGGCCATTTTTCTGGAAGCCTCCCGGCACGCAATCCCGGACCAGGGGTTTTCCGACTACATACCGGCCATTTCACGCCGGATACTGATCCAGAACCCAGCGGAAGGGGATGACTAA
- a CDS encoding MoxR family ATPase: MSHDMTAINESVRQESQVVERILMEMGQVIVGQRDLLERMIIALLNSGHILLEGVPGLAKTLAVKTLARVLDLRFSRIQFTPDLLPADLTGTMVFNPRTSEFSTKKGPVFTNLLLADEINRAPAKVQSALLEAMQELQVTIGDNSHAIVPPFMVMATQNPIEQEGTYPLPEAQVDRFLMKARVDYPSLEEERAIVERMADSEDLEVTAVCTEEDVFRMQQAVRMVYVDEKIREYILNLVFATRDPAAAGVKKLAPMIRFGASPRASIFLTRTARALAFIRRRGYVTPEDVKEVGRDVLRHRLILTYEAEAEELTADDLITEIFDNVVVP, translated from the coding sequence ATGAGCCATGACATGACCGCTATCAACGAAAGCGTCCGGCAGGAAAGCCAGGTGGTGGAGCGTATCCTGATGGAGATGGGCCAGGTCATCGTGGGCCAGCGGGACTTGCTGGAACGCATGATTATTGCTCTGTTGAATTCAGGACATATCCTTCTGGAAGGTGTGCCCGGGTTGGCCAAAACCCTGGCTGTGAAGACCCTGGCAAGGGTTTTGGACCTGAGGTTCAGCCGTATCCAGTTTACCCCCGATCTGCTTCCCGCGGACCTGACCGGCACCATGGTGTTCAACCCCAGAACATCCGAGTTTTCTACCAAGAAGGGCCCGGTATTCACCAATCTGCTGCTCGCGGATGAAATCAACCGCGCTCCCGCCAAGGTACAGAGCGCGCTGTTGGAAGCCATGCAGGAGTTGCAGGTGACCATCGGGGATAACAGCCATGCCATTGTTCCTCCCTTTATGGTCATGGCCACCCAGAATCCGATTGAACAGGAAGGGACCTATCCACTGCCTGAAGCCCAGGTGGACCGTTTCCTCATGAAGGCCCGCGTGGATTACCCCAGCCTGGAAGAGGAACGTGCCATTGTGGAACGCATGGCGGATAGCGAGGACTTGGAAGTGACGGCCGTGTGCACCGAAGAAGATGTTTTTCGCATGCAACAGGCCGTGCGCATGGTTTACGTGGATGAGAAGATCCGGGAGTACATCCTGAACCTGGTTTTCGCCACCCGTGATCCCGCCGCGGCCGGAGTCAAAAAACTGGCGCCCATGATTCGTTTCGGGGCATCCCCGCGGGCATCCATCTTTTTAACCCGCACGGCCCGTGCCCTGGCGTTTATTCGCCGCAGGGGATATGTGACGCCCGAGGATGTCAAAGAGGTCGGGCGCGATGTGTTGCGTCACCGCCTGATTTTGACCTACGAGGCCGAGGCTGAAGAGCTGACCGCCGATGATCTGATCACGGAAATTTTCGACAACGTGGTGGTTCCCTGA
- a CDS encoding ATP-binding protein translates to MPERCPLCRETGWVIHEKDGHEYAEPCECQAMNRLIAVEKRLNIPARFQGTDLRGFAASKPNSALKQVIVRVKRFVNDYPAVDKGLLFQGDIGVGKTKMLCAIAGELLNRRPGMDLYYIDWNDLVREMRSGEDHSSRDFSTIHHLVQRLARADLLLFDEVGASRVSPWVQDNIYYIINRRYNAGRLTCCATNFYDESADGGETLEQRLGLRIRSRLFEMTQALVIPGTDYRRRWG, encoded by the coding sequence ATGCCGGAACGCTGTCCATTGTGCCGGGAAACCGGTTGGGTTATTCACGAAAAAGACGGGCACGAATACGCCGAACCGTGTGAATGTCAGGCCATGAATCGTTTGATTGCCGTGGAGAAGCGGCTCAATATCCCGGCTCGCTTTCAAGGCACCGACCTGCGGGGATTTGCCGCGAGCAAGCCCAATTCCGCTCTCAAGCAGGTGATTGTCAGGGTAAAACGTTTTGTGAACGATTACCCGGCGGTGGATAAAGGACTGCTTTTTCAGGGAGATATCGGGGTGGGCAAGACCAAGATGCTGTGCGCCATTGCCGGAGAGTTGCTGAACCGCCGCCCTGGAATGGATCTGTACTACATCGATTGGAATGATCTGGTGCGGGAAATGCGCAGCGGAGAAGACCATTCCAGCCGTGATTTCTCCACCATTCATCATCTGGTGCAGCGCCTGGCCCGGGCGGACCTGTTGTTGTTTGACGAAGTGGGCGCGTCCCGGGTCAGCCCCTGGGTGCAGGACAACATCTACTATATCATTAACCGGCGTTACAATGCGGGAAGACTGACCTGTTGCGCGACAAATTTTTACGACGAGAGCGCAGACGGTGGTGAGACACTGGAACAAAGACTGGGGCTGCGCATTCGCAGCCGCTTGTTTGAAATGACCCAAGCCCTGGTAATCCCCGGTACCGATTACCGGCGCCGCTGGGGATAG